Proteins co-encoded in one Sebastes umbrosus isolate fSebUmb1 chromosome 20, fSebUmb1.pri, whole genome shotgun sequence genomic window:
- the prr35 gene encoding proline-rich protein 35: protein MSKDDACKVSSASKHKERKPKKPHYIPRPWGKPYNYKCFQCPFTCMEKSHLYNHMKYSLCKNSLSLLIESDWPYKKGNLLHPEQLRPFQQAHGHQVTGKDGLEQVTRTEEGQRHRRAVEEDGEERESQGPEDEEEGGRGEGLEVTKESSRDRNRGDPAECVTRKIKQPESELLMADMLSLEDQLLRARSVEVEAQLKHYKLSKTYLTAPSLLSEQWRLLASGHTKAKAEGAQPRVSSSIPCYPPPPNLVDYQDPTGLNLSVLGVGYPISPSLFSYMNSAIPTATTGISAQTHAQLAQLPFLASAAQLMHPASSAHTDRALLPPRLYYPFLCEHTFRAASSHSEASKALKTSTNSLEVNPLSGFQPKVNLWKVPALRPGTATVSPAGWASPQRDSPEQGYRLGDKLQATAKEGKATWGLKRTGAPLGNHEAPVEKKPAVGGFALDLLKNIQTASTLNMAADKLLFHGSLQDAQLPTRPTDLWYNDPLTSPNSETSSLSTCGGPNSQDPTAARTMGEGASESVAALLSDLSKALQEYQEAERKISHLEKEDLPAQRHLWEHLGKIRSELSHIHQALERTARQSDGPLDLSVKRDSTDLVGDRGAREDGSLKGNATETEEEDEELEEKREEEENERKAMKASLESRKQSLDMLIKMSQASVVNTEVLSPGGLGMRPSSAEALWPSRTTKCEADSSVLLCPDGRSVVFTDIPSSAKTPKRPPSIQRLEAQCPPSPLTATDN, encoded by the exons ATGTCCAAGGACGACGCTTGTAAAGTGTCGTCTGCCAGCAAACACAAGGAGCGCAAGCCGAAGAAGCCTCACTATATTCCCCGGCCGTGGGGCAAACCCTACAACTACAAGTGCTTCCAGTGCCCCTTCACCTGCATGGAGAAGTCCCACCTGTACAACCACATGAAGTACAGCCTGTGCAAGAACTCCCTTTCTCTGCTCATAGAGTCCGACTGGCCGTATAAAAAGGGCAACCTCCTGCACCCGGAACAGTTACGACCCTTTCAGCAGGCGCACGGCCATCAAGTTACCGGGAAAGACGGACTGGAGCAGGTGACGCGGACGGAGGAGGGACAAAGGCACCGAAGGGCCGTGGAGGAGGATGGTGAGGAGAGGGAAAGCCAAGGACcggaagatgaagaagagggaggacgaggagaggGGCTGGAGGTCACGAAAGAGAGCTCCAGAGACCGCAACAGAGGAGACCCTGCAGAGTGCGTTACCAGGAAAATCAAACAGCCAGAGTCAGAGCTTCTGATGGCTGACATGCTCTCCCTGGAAGATCAGCTTCTACGAGCACGCTCAGTAGAGGTAGAGGCCCAGCTGAAACACTACAAGCTGTCCAAGACGTATCTGACAGCTCCTAGTCTGCTGTCGGAGCAGTGGCGGCTGTTGGCGTCCGGCCACACTAAGGCCAAAGCTGAGGGTGCTCAGCCCCGAGTGAGCAGTTCAATCCCATGTTACCCTCCTCCGCCAAACCTGGTGGATTACCAGGATCCGACCGGACTCAACCTGTCAGTGCTCGGGGTGGGCTACCCCATCAGCCCCAGCCTCTTCTCCTACATGAACTCAGCTATTCCCACCGCTACCACGGGTATCTCCGCCCAGACCCACGCGCAGCTCGCCCAGCTTCCCTTCCTGGCGTCGGCCGCTCAGCTGATGCACCCGGCCTCCAGCGCCCACACAGACAGAGCTCTCCTCCCCCCGCGCCTCTACTACCCGTTCCTGTGCGAGCACACGTTCAGAGCGGCCTCCAGTCACAGCGAAGCCAGCAAAGCGCTCAAGACGTCCACAAACAGTCTGGAGGTGAATCCCCTGTCCGGCTTCCAGCCTAAAGTCAATCTGTGGAAAGTGCCTGCTTTGCGGCCGGGGACCGCCACCGTTTCCCCTGCTGGCTGGGCGTCACCTCAGAGAGACTCTCCAGAACAGGGCTACAGGTTGGGAGATAAACTGCAGGCTACCGCCAAGGAAGGCAAAGCAACCTGGGGCCTCAAGAGGACGGGGGCTCCGCTGGGGAACCACGAGGCACCTGTGGAGAAGAAGCCGGCCGTGGGTGGTTTCGCTTTGGACCTTCTGAAGAATATTCAGACTGCATCAACTCTTAATATGGCAGCGGACAAACTTCTCTTCCATGGAAG TTTACAGGATGCTCAGCTTCCGACCCGGCCCACTGACCTGTGGTACAATGACCCTCTCACCAGTCCCAACAGTGAAACATCCTCTCTTTCCACCTGTGGGGGTCCTAACAGCCAGGACCCGACTGCTGCCCGGACAATGGGGGAGGGAGCTTCAGAGTCAGTGGCTGCTCTCCTCAGTGACCTCTCCAAGGCCTTACAGGAGTACCAGGAGGCCGAACGCAAAATCTCCCACCTGGAGAAGGAGGACCTTCCCGCCCAGCGCCACCTCTGGGAACACCTGGGCAAAATCCGCAGCGAGCTCTCCCACATCCACCAGGCGCTGGAGCGGACGGCTCGCCAGAGCGACGGGCCTCTCGACCTGTCAGTCAAGAGGGACTCGACGGATTTGGTCGGTGACCGCGGCGCGAGAGAGGACGGCAGCCTTAAAGGCAACGCGacggagacggaggaggaggacgaggagctggaggagaaaagggaggaagaagagaacgAGAGGAAGGCGATGAAGGCTTCGTTGGAGAGCCGTAAGCAGTCGTTGGACATGCTGATCAAGATGAGTCAGGCGTCGGTGGTGAACACAGAGGTTTTATCTCCAGGCGGTCTCGGCATGAGGCCCAGTTCTGCTGAGGCCTTGTGGCCGAGCAGAACCACCAAGTGCGAGGCGGACTCCAGCGTGCTGCTCTGCCCAGACGGCCGCTCAGTGGTGTTCACCGACATCCCCTCCTCTGCCAAAACCCCAAAGAGACCCCCGTCCATACAGCGACTAGAAGCCCAGTGTCCTCCGAGCCCTTTGACAGCTACTGACAATTAA
- the LOC119479875 gene encoding toll-like receptor 13 codes for MAQSVLFLLLLNTSACCGFGFKGCTRNFPMTDVMWCFNQNIANLSEVVSMIPDNITTLNLSKNKIRVIPPGSFSQVPGLKRLDLSQNQLVSLKGGEFRGLGVLDCLNLTCNNISHIHPSAFDGLTRLQTLLLTHNILATITPIIFDFLPAIQELDLSLNMLKAFSCGDSGGSSTLRRLDLFANNIQRMFNVSGFPALEFIRLSNNSKLELQADVFASNPRLTSLLCQGVKAEVLVGLLAETKKNLSRVAFSLFVEKSPLTICGLLKGMDRLEKVEVDLKGSRLPPTNSSLLDCDTPPVVVIMDAKLGNVAQLSLGRGNTSRLYLINCGLKQISHTTFDGYRGLKVLQLNQNKLDIQPDAFKGLTHLEFISFDRSKIRDIDPNWFIPLKKLTRLSLLKNEITELTSKVFSALTRLEQLYLQFNLLKYISKKPFSKLRRLKKLNLSLNIIDFIEDGTFQDLTRLTYLDLSGNRIKRLTPYILSGLTNLRQFVLYNNRLHFRSYESPFINLTSLEYLEMNYQGPGGEGIGVIGPRFFQGQRQLTSVAIGHSIQVDFHADAFVPLVKLKFLYIAGVLMKTTNLSAVFSPLKSLKKLTLYRADIDALPANLMPPDNTLEVLKVQSNHLHTVDKAMLDALPRLRVLDITENPLTCTCDNAWFKSWAIHDTHTQVSYLYSLYCDNDRRSPYLWQFDDKACSYEQVSFTLFVAFSVVDVLFVCVCLVWHTQGPTLRYLLLLLRAKLRGRRGAAGAKFQYDAFVSYSSKDEAWVMEQLVPNLERPAAGAPRLRLCLHHRDFRPGAAVLENIEAAIYGSRHTICVVTRHFLRSEWCSLEFQLASLRLLCDGSDVLLLVFLEDIPDLCLSPYTRLRKIVRKKTYLMWPEPQEQDAFWVRLIDALKDNEEEEEEEEGGRGGEQDLARLIG; via the exons ATGGCGCAATCGGTCCTGTTCCTGCTTCTGCTCAACACCTCGGCCTGCTGCGGTTTTGGCTTTAAAGGCTGCACTCGGAACTTCCCCATGACGGACGTCATGTGGTGCTTCAACCAGAACATCGCTAACCTCTCTGAAGTCGTTAGCATGATCCCAGATAACATAACAACGCTCAACCTGTCCAAGAACAAGATCAGAGTCATCCCACCTGGATCATTCAGTCAGGTGCCTGGACTCAAACGCCTGGACCTGAGCCAGAACCAGCTGGTCTCTCTTAAAGGAGGAGAATTCAGAGGCCTGGGTGTCCTGGATTGTCTCAACCTCACCTGCAACAACATCTCACACATCCACCCCAGTGCCTTTGATGGGCTCACCAGGCTACAAACCCTGCTTCTGACCCACAACATACTTGCGACAATCACTCCGATTATCTTTGACTTCCTCCCAGCGATTCAAGAACTCGATCTGTCCCTGAACATGCTCAAGGCCTTCAGTTGTGGGGACTCTGGTGGATCCTCCACTCTTCGGCGGCTCGATCTTTTTGCAAACAACATCCAGAGGATGTTTAATGTGAGCGGTTTCCCTGCCCTTGAGTTCATCAGGCTGTCCAACAACTCAAAACTGGAGCTGCAGGCTGATGTTTTTGCCTCCAACCCCCGGCTGACGAGTCTGCTTTGTCAGGGAGTTAAAGCAGAAGTGCTGGTGGGACTCTTGGCGGAGACAAAGAAGAATCTCTCTCGGGTGGCATTTTCTCTGTTTGTGGAGAAATCTCCATTGACTATCTGCGGATTGCTAAAAGGAATGGACCGGCTTGAGAAAGTAGAG GTTGACTTGAAAGGATCCAGGTTACCTCCGACTAACTCGAGCCTGCTGGACTGCGACACTCCACCTGTGGTTGTTATTATGGATGCAAAACTTGGGAATGTCGCCCAGTTGTCGCTGGGGAGGGGCAATACGAGCAGACTCTATCTCATCAACTGTGGGTTGAAGCAGATATCTCATACCACATTTGACGGTTACCGAGGACTGAAAGTGCTGCAGCTGAATCAAAATAAGCTCGACATTCAGCCGGACGCGTTCAAAGGCCTGACCCACCTCGAGTTTATAAGCTTCGACAGGAGCAAAATACGTGACATTGACCCCAACTGGTTCATCCCTCTGAAGAAGCTGACTCGCCTGTCTCTCCTGAAAAATGAAATCACAGAGTTGACATCAAAGGTATTCAGCGCCCTTACTCGACTCGAGCAGCTCTACCTGCAGTTCAACCTGCTGAAATACATCAGCAAGAAGCCCTTCAGTAAGCTGCGGAGGCTAAAGAAGCTCAACCTCAGCTTAAACATCATTGATTTCATCGAAGACGGCACCTTCCAAGACCTGACAAGGCTCAC GTACCTGGACTTGAGTGGGAATCGGATCAAGAGGCTGACACCATACATTCTGTCTGGCCTGACCAATTTGAGGCAGTTTGTTCTGTACAACAACCGCCTTCATTTTAGATCCTATGAATCTCCTTTCATCAACCTTACTTCTCTGGAG TATCTGGAGATGAACTACCAGGGGCCCGGAGGTGAAGGCATTGGTGTCATTGGACCGCGTTTCTTCCAAGGTCAACGTCAACTTACCTCAGTCGCCATCGGGCACAGCATCCAGGTGGACTTCCATGCCGACGCCTTCGTTCCTCTGGTCAAATTGAAATTCCTGTACATAGCTGGAGTGCTTATGAAAACGACCAACCTGAGCGCAGTGTTCTCCCCTCTGAAAAGTCTGAAGAAGCTGACTCTTTACAGGGCGGACATTGACGCTCTGCCTGCTAACCTGATGCCTCCAGATAATACACTGGAGGTTCTCAAAGTCCAGTCAAACCATCTGCACACTGTGGACAAAGCGATGCTGGACGCTCTGCCAAG ATTGCGTGTTTTGGACATTACAGAAAACCCACTTACCTGTACCTGTGATAACGCCTGGTTCAAGTCCTGGGCCATCCACGACACTCATACACAG gtgtccTACCTGTACAGCCTGTATTGTGACAACGACAGGAGATCTCCCTACCTGTGGCAGTTTGACGATAAGGCCTGCTCCTACGAACAGGTTTCCTTCACTCTCTTCGTCGCCTTCTCTGTGGTGGACGTGTTGTTTGTATGCGTGTGTCTGGTCTGGCACACACAGGGCCCCACTCTGCGCtacctgctgctcctcctcagggCTAAACTACGTGGACGAAGGGGGGCAGCAGGAGCCAAATTCCAGTACGACGCGTTCGTCTCCTACAGCTCTAAGGACGAGGCCTGGGTGATGGAACAGCTGGTGCCCAATCTAGAGAGGCCTGCTGCCGGTGCACCGAGACTCAGGCTGTGCCTCCACCACAGAGACTTTCGCCCCGGCGCTGCTGTTCTGGAGAACATCGAGGCCGCCATTTACGGCTCTCGCCACACCATCTGCGTGGTGACACGTCACTTCCTGCGAAGCGAGTGGTGCTCCTTGGAGTTTCAGCTGGCCAGTCTGAGGCTTCTCTGCGATGGCAGTGAtgtcctgctgctggtgttCCTGGAGGACATACCtgacctctgtctgtctccctacACACGATTACGCAAGATCGTACGCAAGAAGACCTACCTGATGTGGCCTGAACCACAGGAGCAGGACGCTTTCTGGGTCAGACTGATCGATGCTTTAAAGgacaatgaggaggaggaggaggaggaggagggaggaagaggtggagaaCAAGACTTGGCACGGCTAATTGGCTAG